Proteins encoded by one window of Rouxiella chamberiensis:
- a CDS encoding ABC transporter ATP-binding protein, which yields MLSGDTVNSATGLALNIDRVSHAFYLEGKTLPVLDDVSLNVEPGEFVALLGPSGCGKSTLLRLVAGLDNPSVGDIYEDGRPLLQPDPSRVVVFQDPTLYPWRSVWGNVSLGLQTRGKLTQASRQHIDNTLNKVGLAQFANAWPHQLSGGMAQRTALARALVNHPRLLILDEPLGKLDSLTRIRMQQELVSLWREQQFTALMVTHDVEEALLMANRVVIFSPRPARIIHTIDVPLAYPRRRDDPRLVELRTEALQLLGADVPVA from the coding sequence ATGCTTTCAGGCGACACAGTGAATTCCGCTACGGGATTAGCATTGAATATTGATAGGGTCAGTCACGCCTTTTATCTGGAAGGCAAAACGCTGCCCGTTCTGGATGATGTTTCGCTCAACGTCGAGCCGGGCGAGTTTGTGGCGTTGCTTGGACCTTCAGGGTGCGGAAAATCTACGCTGCTGCGTCTGGTGGCCGGACTCGACAACCCGAGTGTGGGCGACATCTACGAAGACGGTCGTCCGCTGCTGCAACCCGATCCCAGCCGCGTGGTGGTGTTTCAGGACCCGACGCTGTACCCGTGGCGCAGCGTGTGGGGCAATGTGTCGCTGGGTTTACAGACGCGGGGGAAGCTGACGCAAGCGAGCCGCCAACATATTGATAATACTTTGAATAAGGTAGGTCTTGCTCAATTCGCCAATGCCTGGCCGCATCAGCTTTCAGGCGGCATGGCGCAGCGTACGGCCCTGGCGCGTGCGCTGGTTAATCATCCCCGCCTGCTGATTCTCGACGAACCGCTCGGCAAGCTGGACTCGTTGACCCGTATCCGCATGCAGCAGGAGTTGGTGTCGCTGTGGCGTGAACAGCAGTTCACGGCGCTGATGGTTACGCACGACGTGGAAGAAGCGCTGCTGATGGCGAATCGCGTCGTGATTTTCAGCCCGCGTCCGGCGCGCATTATTCACACCATCGACGTGCCCCTGGCTTATCCGCGCCGCCGCGACGATCCGCGTTTGGTTGAATTACGCACAGAGGCGCTGCAATTACTCGGCGCCGATGTGCCCGTTGCCTAA
- a CDS encoding ABC transporter substrate-binding protein produces the protein MAGFTDSSRRAFIQRAGLLGAGLGLTSALPAWAANTAADSVPLTPIKLAWGQTAVCQAPISVALKQGFFKKYGLDVEPVNFSGPTDSLLQAIATGQADGGIGMALRWLKPLEQGFDVDLTVGTHGGCMRLLAPKNAGINSVRDLVGKNVAVSDQASPLRNFFAIQLAKQGIDPDKQVNWVQYPADLFGEALRKGEVQAIASDDPQGWLIKKRYDLIEVDNNMNGEYRMMTCCVLGLRGSLVRDNPAVAKAITQAIVDAQQWTADNPEETAKIFAPFVPGNVPIDDIAAMLKEHTHNHHSTGEQLRGEVATYVNELKLINVIRPDTDAQKFADHYVPNLLPAAHDTMKMS, from the coding sequence ATGGCAGGATTTACCGACTCTTCACGGCGTGCATTTATTCAACGCGCAGGTTTATTGGGCGCAGGCCTTGGTCTGACCTCGGCGCTGCCTGCATGGGCTGCCAATACCGCGGCGGACAGCGTCCCATTAACCCCTATCAAGCTGGCCTGGGGACAGACCGCAGTGTGTCAGGCACCGATTTCCGTCGCGCTTAAACAGGGTTTCTTCAAAAAATACGGGCTGGATGTCGAGCCGGTCAACTTTAGCGGCCCGACCGACTCTTTATTGCAGGCGATAGCCACCGGTCAGGCCGACGGCGGCATCGGCATGGCGCTGCGCTGGCTAAAACCGCTGGAACAGGGTTTTGATGTTGATCTTACGGTCGGCACGCACGGCGGCTGTATGAGATTACTTGCCCCAAAGAATGCGGGCATCAACAGCGTGCGGGATCTGGTCGGCAAGAATGTCGCGGTGAGCGATCAGGCCAGCCCGTTGCGTAATTTCTTTGCGATACAACTCGCGAAACAGGGCATCGATCCCGACAAGCAGGTCAATTGGGTGCAATATCCCGCCGACCTGTTTGGCGAAGCATTGCGCAAGGGCGAAGTGCAGGCGATTGCCAGCGACGATCCGCAGGGCTGGCTCATCAAGAAGCGTTACGATCTGATTGAGGTCGATAACAACATGAACGGCGAATATCGCATGATGACCTGCTGCGTACTGGGGTTGCGGGGGTCGTTGGTGCGCGACAATCCGGCGGTTGCCAAGGCCATTACGCAGGCGATTGTCGATGCACAGCAGTGGACCGCAGATAACCCCGAAGAAACGGCTAAAATCTTCGCGCCGTTTGTGCCGGGCAACGTGCCTATCGATGACATCGCCGCGATGCTCAAGGAGCACACGCATAACCACCATTCAACCGGCGAACAACTGCGCGGCGAGGTGGCGACGTATGTCAACGAGTTGAAACTTATCAATGTTATCCGCCCGGATACGGATGCACAGAAATTTGCCGACCATTATGTGCCGAATTTGCTGCCTGCCGCACACGACACCATGAAAATGAGCTGA
- a CDS encoding ABC transporter permease, with protein MSSETLDRLNPAAVRQKQGITPALTIALLAWWALVALMVFWPDKPVGFAPPRFVGETHRLFMGVAAALTIAALVGRVLQWRVLFSPLQRAARWLIALAVLIGIWEIVTAKLALLPAPFFAPPRALVEAYATDWQRLGDSVLNSLRLLALGFIFGSLSGFVTGVAIGWSRGLGYWVHPILRFLGPVPSTALLPLSLYFFPSSFSAAIFLIALATWFPVTVLTWSGVSSVDSRYYDVARTLGAGNLFLILRVAIPASLPHVFVGLFMGLGASFSVLVAAEMMGVKSGLGWYLQWAQGWAAYANMYGALIVMALLFSSLITLLFAVRDRVLAWQQSAVKW; from the coding sequence ATGTCCAGTGAAACGCTCGACAGGTTAAATCCTGCCGCTGTTCGCCAAAAACAGGGAATAACCCCTGCGCTGACAATCGCGCTGCTTGCGTGGTGGGCGTTGGTGGCCTTGATGGTCTTCTGGCCGGACAAACCGGTCGGCTTCGCCCCGCCCCGGTTTGTTGGCGAAACGCATCGGTTATTTATGGGGGTAGCCGCTGCCTTGACAATTGCGGCGCTGGTTGGCCGCGTGCTGCAATGGCGCGTGCTGTTTTCGCCGCTGCAACGCGCTGCCCGCTGGCTTATTGCGCTGGCAGTCCTGATAGGCATTTGGGAGATAGTGACGGCAAAACTGGCGCTGCTGCCCGCACCATTTTTCGCCCCGCCGAGAGCGCTGGTCGAAGCCTATGCCACTGACTGGCAACGGCTTGGCGACAGCGTGCTCAACTCCTTGCGCCTGCTGGCTTTGGGCTTTATTTTTGGCAGCTTAAGCGGGTTTGTGACCGGCGTTGCCATCGGCTGGTCGCGTGGATTGGGTTACTGGGTGCATCCCATTCTCCGCTTCCTGGGGCCGGTGCCCTCTACCGCCCTGCTGCCGCTTTCCTTGTATTTCTTCCCGTCGAGCTTTTCGGCCGCCATCTTTCTTATCGCACTGGCGACCTGGTTCCCGGTGACGGTATTGACGTGGTCCGGTGTCTCGAGCGTCGATTCGCGTTACTACGACGTGGCAAGAACGCTGGGTGCGGGCAATCTGTTTCTGATATTGCGCGTCGCTATCCCGGCTTCGCTGCCGCATGTATTTGTCGGGCTGTTTATGGGATTGGGCGCGTCGTTTTCGGTACTGGTCGCCGCAGAAATGATGGGGGTGAAATCCGGATTGGGCTGGTATTTGCAGTGGGCGCAAGGCTGGGCTGCCTATGCCAACATGTATGGCGCGTTGATCGTGATGGCGCTGCTGTTCTCGTCGCTCATCACTCTCCTGTTTGCCGTACGCGACCGCGTACTCGCCTGGCAGCAAAGCGCCGTGAAGTGGTGA
- a CDS encoding Fic family protein produces MAGYQPPFSITPLILNQVITVGELLGRWAAQAERASPLLRKENRIRTIQASLAIEQNSLSTQQVTDIIEGKRVLAPPKDIQEVRNALLAYEKLPTLDSTSRKDLLATHQILMKGLVDYPGVLRQGEVGIYREKQLIHMAPPANQLNRLVNELLDWLKHTDLHPLIASSIFHYEFEFIHPFADGNGRMGRLWQTLMLSQWRSELAWLPVETLIFKQQQDYYRVLGECDRASDCTVFISFMLEKLIEALNEGINEQSAKTDKMSVNMSVKMSVKPEQGITRTAAMLLTVLKEQPAATRSELAEHLGISLRTIERNLKLLQEKNKIERIGTPRNGHWIIT; encoded by the coding sequence ATGGCGGGTTATCAGCCTCCCTTTTCCATAACGCCTTTGATCCTGAATCAGGTCATCACGGTAGGTGAACTGCTGGGCCGGTGGGCGGCACAGGCCGAGCGCGCCTCCCCTTTATTGCGAAAAGAGAATCGTATCCGCACGATCCAGGCCTCTCTAGCCATCGAGCAGAACAGCCTTTCAACGCAGCAGGTCACCGATATCATTGAGGGCAAACGGGTTCTGGCGCCACCCAAAGATATTCAGGAAGTGCGTAATGCACTGCTGGCTTACGAAAAGCTCCCGACGCTCGACAGCACAAGCCGGAAAGATCTCCTTGCGACGCACCAGATATTGATGAAAGGACTGGTGGATTATCCGGGCGTTCTTCGTCAGGGAGAGGTAGGTATTTACCGCGAAAAGCAGCTGATTCATATGGCACCTCCTGCCAATCAGCTTAATCGTCTCGTCAATGAGCTTCTTGACTGGCTAAAACACACGGATTTACATCCGCTCATCGCCAGTTCGATTTTCCATTACGAGTTCGAATTCATACACCCCTTCGCGGACGGCAATGGCCGAATGGGGCGCTTATGGCAAACCCTAATGTTAAGTCAATGGCGTTCGGAACTGGCATGGTTGCCCGTTGAAACGCTGATTTTCAAACAGCAGCAGGATTATTATCGCGTATTGGGTGAGTGCGATCGCGCCAGTGATTGCACTGTTTTTATCAGCTTTATGCTGGAGAAACTCATTGAGGCACTTAATGAAGGGATTAACGAGCAAAGCGCCAAAACCGACAAAATGTCGGTCAATATGTCGGTCAAAATGTCGGTTAAGCCTGAACAGGGAATCACTCGCACGGCCGCCATGCTACTCACAGTCCTCAAAGAACAGCCAGCCGCCACGCGCAGTGAATTAGCGGAGCATTTGGGCATCAGCTTGAGAACCATTGAGCGTAATTTAAAATTACTTCAAGAAAAGAACAAAATCGAGCGTATCGGCACACCTAGAAACGGACACTGGATAATCACTTAA
- a CDS encoding YgiW/YdeI family stress tolerance OB fold protein: MKKASLALFAALFSLSAMAAPPTDGGFDPSAAPPPPHKQESGVKGADDARIGSNVRQLMSKPQRENAWVSLEGNIIKKTGDNTYQFRDKTGSIDLIIPHDKWRGHTVKPNTLVNINGHLKKDHDHMYVEVNAVHAD; encoded by the coding sequence ATGAAAAAGGCTTCACTCGCACTGTTTGCAGCACTGTTTAGTCTCTCGGCCATGGCAGCCCCTCCGACCGATGGCGGTTTTGATCCTTCTGCCGCGCCACCGCCGCCTCACAAGCAGGAAAGCGGCGTTAAAGGTGCCGATGATGCCCGCATTGGCAGCAACGTCCGCCAACTGATGTCCAAACCGCAGCGCGAAAACGCCTGGGTGTCGCTGGAAGGCAATATCATCAAGAAAACCGGTGACAACACCTATCAATTCAGAGATAAAACCGGCTCGATCGACCTGATTATTCCGCACGACAAATGGCGCGGACACACGGTTAAACCCAATACACTGGTCAACATTAACGGCCACCTGAAAAAAGACCACGACCACATGTATGTCGAGGTGAATGCGGTTCACGCCGACTAA